The Salvelinus sp. IW2-2015 unplaced genomic scaffold, ASM291031v2 Un_scaffold2082, whole genome shotgun sequence genome has a window encoding:
- the LOC112072910 gene encoding B-cell receptor CD22-like — MLMYFNGPLPDGPKNTSVSVSPSGEIVEGSSVTLTCSSDANPPVDKYTWYKTKYKNLSMRNSGQRYTIHNISSEDREGYYCEALNILGRQTIPVHINVTSVFPWVPVVGVGAVLTAGALLLTIYCYVKRRSTGGSDATADTRIKGLPCDTAPQKDAEPSDYENWREPPQNLYSDTAPQIDAEPSDYENWSEPPQNLD, encoded by the exons ATGTTAATGTATTTTAATGGTCCTTTACCAGATGGCCCAAAGAACACCTcggtgtcagtcagtccctctggtgaaatagtggagggcagttcagtgactctgacctgcagcagtgatgccaacccacctgtggacaaatacacctggtacaagaCAAAATACAAGAACTTGTCGATGAGAAATTCTGGACAGAGATACACCATCCATAATATCAGCTCTGAGGACAGAGAGGGATACTACTGCGAGGCTCTGAACATTTTAGGGAGACAGACTATCCCTGTCCATATTAATGTTACAT CAGTGTTTCCCTGGGTTcctgtggtgggggtgggggctgTCCTGACTGCTGGAGCTCTTCTACTCACCATCTACTGCTATGTGAAGAG GAGATCCACAGGAGGAAGTGATGCCACAGCAGACACACGG ATTAAGGGACTCCCCTGTGACACAGCCCCTCAGAAAGATGCTGAGCCCTCCGATTATGAGAACTggagagaaccaccacagaacctgtaCAGTGACACAGCCCCTCAGATAGATGCTGAGCCCTCCGATTATGAGAACTGGAgcgaaccaccacagaacctggactga